taccaaaGACCACATATATGGCGATAGAAGTTTGTGCAAGACACGTCTTGTTAGGTACCActcaaaatcattttttttatcgtgaaacaacaatatatactattattggGTCGATGCGTTGGCCAGTTTAGTTATAGGCACAAGGGTCTATGAGCGATGAACTAGGTAACTCGTAAAAAATGACGAATACTTTATCTATCATGAATAATATAGTCTTTCCGTACCCTGTGTTCCTGGTAGAATTTATGCTCGAAATATAAACAGTTGCTGGTAGCTTAAGATGCATGACACTGTTAAGGTTGATGACGTCAGAGCGATCAGCCACATTGAATAGGAGCACTATCGTGTCATAAGTCCTGAGGTACCGAACCAAGTACAAGGAACGGTCTGATAGAGCTCTTATATTGTATTCGCCGTGAGACAAAGCCTTCTCTTTGCGCAGAGCCGTTAGAGCTTGATAAAcctgaaaatgaaattatatttggaaATTTTGgcaattcataaatataaataaatctatattaatattataaatgtgaaagtctgtctgtctgtttgtatatcTGTCGTtatttcacgacaaaaccgctgacccgaatttgatgaaatttcgtatgaagcaaacttgaacttcaaataaggacataagctacttttttgcctaatacatgacaacccaGTGAAGCTACGGGCgaaatcttgtattaaataaggaatatttttgatataagaaAAGATATAAGAAAGCGTTGAGCTAAGCTTGATCAATATACAAATTTACGTTTCGAACAAACGCGCATGACGATGTAAAAGCCTATTTCCAATAGactgtattttgatttttcttatATTCTGATAATCATTAGTGAGTATACCTTAAAGTGACTGCGTGCATCCTCCTTCTGTTTAGCTAAGTTAATTTCTGGGTAATCTTCAGCGACAGGCAGCCATGTTCTATTAGCAGTGGAAAAGCCTGCATTCGTTAAGTTGTTCCAGTGGTACGGCGTCCTCGCAGGGTCTCTTGAATAAAGGAGGTAGGTGTCTTCGTCTCCTCGATTGATAGCCTCCACATCAACGGTATCTTCCCAGCTAACATAGCCATCTTTCATTCCAATCTCTTCGCCCTGATAGGTGACGGCTACACCAGGCAACAGCATATTGAGTGCGTTGAGTCCGTCTACCATATTTTCGCGGAACCGCGTGGGCATCCGATTGTTGTCATGATTACCGAACTGCAATCACAATAGGTAAATCATAATAGGGTGAGTTGAGAGGGCCCgacggttagaacgcgtgcatcttaaccgatgattgcgggttcaaattcgggcaagcaccactatacatatatatatgtgcttaatttgtgtttataatcgtAAGGATACaaacacatcgtgaggatacgtgcatgtgtctaatttcttcgaaattctgccacatgtgcattccaccaacgcgcattggaacagcgtggtggaatatgttccaagccttctccttaatgggagagcaggccttagcccagcggtgggaaattttcaggctgttactttattttactttaagcatacaaagggacatagggacagagaaagcgactttgttttatactatgtagtgatgtcaCCGCTGAAATAGCAACTAACCAATAAATATCACGGCAATGAGTAATAGCCAATTGAATATTTCAATCATATTAAGTAAAATCACTTATTACTCAATATGAAGGATATAGAACTTCGTGTTACGATCAGGCGTTTAGTGAGTGAAGTAGCGTTAAGTGTTTATAGCTGTCACCATGAGGTGCACTTACCACCCAATTTGCCGTTGCTCCCTGTGGCATGTAAGTCAGCCATCGAAGAATAGTGTACACGAAATCTCTAGCAGTGGATCTTGAGGAGAGATCTGTTATGAAATCGAAGTTGAATGGGAAATGCGCTCCGATCGCTCCCTCCTCGTTGCCATAGTACAACATCGTCATGGAAACGTTGGCGTAACCTTCCGAGAAGAGCACTCTGAAATGAATGTTATAACTAATCAAAAAAAGCACCATGCAAATAGATTCTTTGTTCACGggacatattttaaaattgaattttggattaaaacatataacataGATTACGTTCTAATGTTCTCAATGTGTACGTACCACagacaatataaattaacacaTTAATGACgaataagattttatatgtgtaattataCGATATTGTTTTTATCTCCTTTTTAATGTAATGGGTATATCTGTTCtaaatctaatttgtatttcgacctaaattttattcaatacaccAACAAACTAAAGCTATTAttgtatgatttattatatagaacCTTAAACTTTTTCTACTTGTAAAAGTTTTGAAGAAACCTAGTATCACTTTGAGGAGCGTGTCTAAGTTATAAGATCCTTATTAAAACTTTTGTCATTGACTGCTTTATCTTCATAACAAAGTTCTTCATACATAAGGCTCTTAACTTACCGAGTGTCACCGGGGTTATCCTCCAGGTATCGATCGACATACTCCCGCCATTCGTAAACAACATCGTATAACTCAATGAGATCTTTCGTGTACAGGGGAATCGTGTAACCGAGTTGGTGCGGCTCAAATTGTATTAATCCGCTCAGGGGGTCATCTGGGTATCTTCCACCGTGATCAGTTGGATCTGCCTCTATTAAGTATGGAAGTGCGTCAACTCTGAAGCCGTCAACTCCTTTGTCGAGCCAGAATTTCATGATTTTTATCATCTCCTCCCTAACCGCTTCGTTTCTAAAATTGAAGTCTGCTTGTTCGACAGCGAATTGGTGAAGATAGTACTGCTGACGTTCTTCTCTCCATTCCCATGCTGAACCACCAAATTGACTTACCTAGATAtcgtttgaaatttaaaacaaaaatcttcaatttataaaagttaGATGATACGGTCCAAATTATTCGTCTTCAACAATCAATATTTAGTTTGAACTAAGACGTTGTGTAAATCTAAATAGAGTACCATCGATGAAACACCATACTTGGTACTTTAGTACTGGTAATTAGTTCTTGAATTATTGTGtaacatttaacaataattcaagTGCTAATTACCAGTAACTTCTCTCTTAATGTTGCTTTTGGTCTCGAAGGAAGACGTTTGATAAATTATGAAACACATGTATGTACGCCTATTTgctgtcaaaattaataaaattatgaggTTTCGGAGGCGCATTGGAAGGAAGTCATggtacaattaatttataatggatgttaaatattttacccAGTTTGATGGTGGCAGTCTATTAGAAGCATTGTTTGGATCTGGCCGAGCATCTGCCCAAATGAAAAAGTCTTCGTATCCAGGTTCCCTTGCCAAGGATTTCTTGAAGTAGTCCGACTCATTGCTGGCATGATTTGGCACGAAAtccaaaagtaatttaattcctgtaaacatataaaaaaatcgatatttttaatttaaaaataaatcatttttttccaCTCATTATGATACTATAAATACGTAGCGCGAGCATGTTCGTATTCGTAACAGAAGTAACAAGTGAGTTAGTTTACATCAGAAATAATTCAATCAAACGTATAGAAATGAGCTCAAATCGAACTATGTATGCATACGAGCGTGAAGGAAATATACTTCAATAACACTAATCAACAGATGCAGTGCAATTCTGTAAAAAATCACTTCAAATATCATTCGTGAAATCTTGATAACAGACTTATgtctgtatattatgtatattatgttgatacgccattttgatacgtatatgctatgaagtttataattattacagtcaaTATTGTCTAGCACATGCTAACTTGGTAGGCTAGTGGTCGGAGTAggtttcgagtttcttcttgGGTTTTTCTTTGAAAACTTTTTACTAATATAGAAGTAAATGATCCAGTATATGGATTATATTGTATTCATCGTCAGACAACTTTTACAGatacgtaaaatattataaaataagttaatataattatattcatatctagttttacaaataaatattcatacatattaacacctatattaaaaattaaataaaaattaataaagcttttatcatctgtaaatcagtaaacaaaaaacatataaagaATTCAACCTGTGCATTTCTTtatacgaaatttataaaacaaaaacttccAAACCCTGTTTTACCCCTTTAGGTAGAGTTTCGAAATAATGCTTAGCAGAAGTCTACAACCTATAAGAAAATCAAATTTCAAGTATGTAGGTTTTATAGCTTCTGTAATTCCGTGATTAATTAGCAAGTAGCATTTCGCTTTTGTGTAAATagaagatatttatattatattattaaaaacatgttgCAGATAGGATCAATGCTAGATAGTATAGAACCCCTAGAAAGAAACACGATCGCTGACCACTTACTGGTTTCAATTATCAGTTTATCGCTCCTAATCTTCacattaaatgatttatatagaATTTATCGCGTTATCAGcttaaaaaagataattattcGCGTGTACTTAaagtataatcaaaataatttttccGTATTTTTGTGATATGACAATGATAAGTACTAGTATACTGATTTGAATATTGTCATCATTcgtttaattgtgtttttttttttatcagatgTTTTGAATAgaacattaaaatatcattacgtTTTGTAATAACACATAATTCCTGAGaatacattttgaattttattattagactgCTTGGTCGGTAGAGTCGGTAGGTTAGGTACATGTGTCTGTACATAAAAAGGGCCTATTCCTTTAGATTCCACTATTTTGCTCtactaaaaaattacaatataaatgtgaCGAAATTTCATCTTTGGAggtctttacaatttttttaacgcAGCGTGCGTTCTTACGAGATATTGAAATTTTGTGTACTTATATTACTATAGATACTTGGGATTATAACTCATAATTCTGGTACACGTGACAAACACTGCCAACTAGCGTAGTAGAGTGGTAGTATcagctccaaaccttcttaaAGAGTAGAGCCCAGTATTTGGACATTTATAGGCATCATTACAACTCTTTTGGCTTACCTAATTCATGAGATCGGTTAAGAAGGACTTTGAAGTCATCCATGGTTCCATATTCATAGTGGATATTGTAGAAGTCGCTGATATCGTAACCGAAGTCGACCATCGGCGATGAGAAGATTGGAGACATCCATATCGCGTCCACTCCTGCATCAGCGAAATGCTCCAACTCTTCTGTGATACCTAAAACGatagaacaataaaataattacagtaattattgaatgttagttaatattgttgtaaagcCTTGAATTCCATGATGGTAATTTTGACAATCTTTAACGagatccaaatttaaattaaatatttcattatgtatatttgaaacTCATTACGAATGCGTTCGAGTTAATCGACAGTTgttataaaaatgcaatttcatttttttttattacgtttattttCTTCTTGGCTTTGTATAAATACAGGAAACGATTACAGCATTACGGTCGCTCACAATTATTTACAACGTTGCTGTACAAAGTCGTTATAATAGTCAGAATATAATAATGGATGACGCTAGTCATAATAGCTTGGTTCAGAATCTAAGGCCAATTCAGCTATCATTAGCGACAGCCACGTTATTTACAATGAGCGAAAATAATATgccattgtaatatttttgcttttgaAGTCCGTATATTCCTGGTGCCGATAGATGGCGCTTATCAAATCATCGAAGTTTCTGAATCGCGCAGgtgaattttttttactgagtGGCAAACGTAACGAGATCCTATAGTtctattattagttatataatataaatatgcattttatCTTCCTTCCtgttataaattttgatatttacctTTCAAATCACCGATACCATCACCATCGCTGTCTTTGAAGGAGCGAGGGTAGATTTGGTAGAGCGTGCAATGTTGCCACCAGTCAATCGGGATTAGTTCTGGTGGTGGTGGCGATGAATCCCTCGTCCACAAGACGATCCATGTGATACCACCTAATTGAATAACATCCTTATAAATTACGAAGACTAAAATTGAGTTGTAAGATTTCACCCGAAAAAACTTAcattgcaagttaaataaaagcttgtaaaaaatGCAAGTTAAAACtgcttggtggcagggcttgcaaaaagcccgcctgggtaggtaccacccactcatcagatattctaccgctaaacaacagtacgtacgtattgttgtattccggtatgaaggatgagtgagtcagtgtaactacaggcacagggcaCATAGCATcctagtttccaaggttgatagcgcattgacgatgtaaggaatagttaatatttcttacagcgtcattgtctatgggtgatggtgaccacttaccatcaggtggcccatatggccCGCcaatttattccataaaaaaactatacaacAAACGCATCATCTAAATTAACACAtgattaagttttttattttaataaaattgaaaagtaactttattatttGGCGTGAATACCGTTGATATGTGGGGTGGTAGAAGTGACATACTCGTGTATATGTTAACTTATGTAACTTGGTTTCACCGAAATTCAACCTTGAAATTTGAATCAAATCACGTCCAAGGAAGTTTCACGACTATGAATATTTCGTATTGAATTTACCTGCAATAATTCCGAGACCAACGAGCACAATCACTGTGAGACCGACTGCCTTAAGCGACCCCATCGCGACTGGTCAGTAGCGCGCTTTCCGCTCAAACACACCCGATTACGAAAAGATTATGTTATCTTGAATCATATCCTTGATTGTTCAGTGGCTATTATACGTGCATCttgacgattgcgggttcaaagtaTTACGTTTTTTGtgctttatttgttattttgttatcaatTTATAGATCTAGACTTTGAGATTTCCTacaatctatatctatattaatattataaatgtgaatgcaactttgtgtgtctgtctgtatgtaaaTCTGTAGTTCTTTCAAGACCAAGCCAATGAACGGAATTTGAGGAAATTTTGattgaagcaaacatgaacttcaACGGGGttttgcctaacaaatgacaaccaacTTCGCAattgcgagcgaagccgcggacaaCTTCtagttttgaatataaatttacactCCTTTAATCATAGAGTTAACAAAAATTAGGTAAAAATTACTATAACGTcaaaaaacgtaaaatacatttagtgtgtgtgttttttaaaCGAGGTCAAGGTTTTAATTGCGATGTACAAactacaaaaattaaacatggataaataaatttacacttttttacttttcctaatttttttattcatatgagGAAAGTTTAATACGAAATGATTCATCTGTctgtataaatcaaatcaaatcaaatcaaatcaaaataaactttattcaagtaggcttttataagcacttttgaatcgtcattttacaattaagtgaagctaccaccggttcggaaagtagattctaccgagaagaaccggcaagaaactcagtagttactcttttttaacatttaaaaaatacagcgtcatgttaattaaatacaattatttcaattaatgtatcctgcttggaagtcaacaggtattatataaatataaataattaacagtaTGCATTTAGCAAAGCTCTACAGTTTATACGGTTTTAATTCCACAGTGCTTGTAACTGGCTTGATTAAGTTCTAATGGAAAACGAATAATACACCCCGGGTGTAGCGGCTTGAGCTgagatagtccagtggttaatacacgtgcatcttaaccgatgattgcgggttcaaacccaggtaagcaccgctgaatattcatgtacttaatttgttcaTCTCATCatcttaattcatctcgttctctgcggcgaaggaaaacatcgcgaggaaacctgcatgtgtctcatttcatacaaattctgccacatgtataatCCATAAAATGGTGgaggaatatgtttcaaaccttctcctcaaagggagaggaggccttagcccagcagtgggaaatatacaggcttttgttgttgctGTTATTGTTGCGGCTTTATTTTAAAAGGCTGCAGAATCCGAAGTGTCGGCTTCAAACCTCAGCGGTTCATATGCCAGTTAATCTAccgaaataaaactttattacaaaaaaaaataattgcagaAAAAGCATATCTCCCCGAACTGATAACTGATTTTCACTAATTAGCTTTCCACTGTCATCATTATGTATCACAATAGATTGATAATTAagattactattaataatctGGTTTTATCAGCTTTTAAAcggaattacttttattaatatgttaatttataattgtttacgtctaattatcaattttaccaaaattataaatgcgtaattattaaaaatacgtcaGAACGGCTGAACTGATTTCAATCGAATTTGGCACAGAGATAGTTTTTAGTTGGGAATAcacttaggttttttttttctaatacatATAACTTATTACCTATTATACGtattaacaattaacaataGCATTTGTGTGATCCCGTTTGGGTAGGTTAGCAAtcagtaataattttaagtcCACTTGTTAAGTAGTCGTTCTCGTGCTCCAATTTCAAGTGAGTGTACCAGTGTAGTACAGGCACATGGGGAGTGACAATTAAGTTAGTAAGATTGATGGCACCCACGTGATGCAGGGAATAGTTTTATTTCCTATGGCAttcatttatacataatattagcGTGCGTGTTTCTATAGTCCATAATACCATAATACCATAATATCCATAATATCCATaatccataatataatattataaatgcaaagtgactctgtctgtctgtctgttacgctttcacgccAAATATACTAaaccgataaaaataaaatttggtacacaaatagcctgagaaaggacacaAGCTagtttttttggaaacaaagagtTAGACCTCTTTGTACACCAAtcaccaaataaatatttgaagtcaatttgtaaatatactaaTTTTCTACATGAGAAAAGCCGCAGGTAACAGCTACAACTAAACTGCTTCTGATTTCCAAAAAACAAGCTCTGAGAATACTAGAACCTTCCTATAGAAAAACACAGCGACTTTATTAAGCCGattccaaaattgaaccttaagGCTTGCGGTcgcatattatatgtacatagaatattttaagaccattataataaaatttggacACTACGAAACATGCGACAAAATCCACTAAAGTTTTAGAACAGTCGTTTAGAATGTGGTCTGTGTAATAGTGGTAACATGCCCTAATGAGGACGTTCGTTAGTCCAAGTTACCACTAACAGCAACACCTATCAGATTTCTTGTCTTTACGACTCCTTAAACGACCAATCAAATCACTGCGGAGTAgtttgtttcttattattttttatatatatctataaaatgtCCTGACTGTTCTGACTGAATACATCATCGTTGACCGTAACTGTTAAATTTAGAGTCCTGAAATTTGGTAAGtaggatcgttttattgagtagacccccactaaggaaggaatttaggaaattctacccctaagggggGTCAAATAAGGTTTGAAAGATTGTATAGAAGTCcgacattttttaagttaaaaatgaaatatacatcaatatagtatattagtatatacaaatagttcataatttaacttaagagttaatataatcaaagtttcaaattaatctGTGTATGTATTGAACTTCCACGCAAGTTAAACCGggggtatttttatttttacgacctccgtggtcgagtggtgtgtacaccggttttgcatgggtacgccactccgaggtcccgggttcgattcccgggcgagtcgatatagattatcattagttttttttatgttgcctAGAGTGTGGGTGTGGTACCTGATATTTCATagcaaaagtgctttagctacttacattgggatcagagtaatgtatgtgatgttgtccttatcaacaaacaataacaacagcctgtaaattcccactgctgggctaaaggcctcctctctcttttgaggagaaggtatggaacatattccaccgcgctgttccaatgcgggttggtagaatacacatgtggcagaatttgtatgaaatttgtcacatgcatgtttcctcacgatgttttccttcaccgctgagcacgagatgaattataaagacaaattaagcacatgaatcagcggttcttgcctgggtttgaacccgcaatcgtcggttaagatgcacgcgttctaaccactgggccatctcgactcgttgttgtctcatatttttaataatatttcattatttctgCTTCTTTATCATAGACTCTACTAAGTTTCGACCTGCGTATTCGTCCACGCCACAGCCCTTGAcaacacaaaaacaaatttcaCAATTATCGGTCGagttaaaatgaaattcattTATTCGCACCAAAAATAAAAGCATTCTTAAATATATGGAATGATATATAATCGTCCAATCGCAAAACTGAGTCGGCTTTTATTATAATCGGAAGTAGCACCGACGTACGCGTATCACGTACGCGGCGGGATCGCGGGTGTTACGCCTAATTTCTTTGTAAATGGGAGGGTCGCACTGCCGGAGGGTCGGAGGAGGCATTATCGAGGTCGGTCAGCGTGCTATCGACAACCCACGGTGATTAATTAACCACGTCGTGATTAATGTATCTCGCGGAAAAAAATACGAACTTAATCAATTTCAGCTTTGCATTTCTCGTGAGTGGTTTACGATGATCTCCCCTAAAAGTGTGTCGAGTATTCGTCAACAAAATTGTTCAGATACGGCTTGAATAGCCATTAACGCTGTAATTCGTAATACGTGTTGCAATTTTGGTTTGACTCAGCAATCGACTTAGTTTGGATTccaagttaaataattttacaatactgtaaaatattaaatcaaaaaagaaTACGATTGAAAATAGCAGTCGCTTAAGTCCtttctatttttgaatagtTTACACAATAAAAGCACTATACATATTGAAATATCGAACGGTTTTTTTGAAGTGCCTTATGAAGGCTCGAATAATATATTCGGTCAATCACAATTGAACTTAGTGATTGTATTGTGACcgaaatcgatttaaaattactGTCGATTAAATTTTCTATCGTGAGTGTGTCGTATTAGCATTCGTCGTATAGTAACTTTGtatgtctgtcactctttcacgaccaaaccgctgaactgaatttgatgtaatttggtgtgaagcaaacttgaactccaagaaaggtaataaaaactaataccCTTAGAAGAGACCGGCTGCGAGTGACTACTACtgaataattatacaatataatctaAGTATATAATACAGGGTAGGCAACCTTACATCCAAAGATATATCTATCCTATTCTAACACTCAGTATTCATATA
The nucleotide sequence above comes from Vanessa cardui chromosome 7, ilVanCard2.1, whole genome shotgun sequence. Encoded proteins:
- the LOC124530857 gene encoding maltase 1-like yields the protein MGSLKAVGLTVIVLVGLGIIAGGITWIVLWTRDSSPPPPELIPIDWWQHCTLYQIYPRSFKDSDGDGIGDLKGITEELEHFADAGVDAIWMSPIFSSPMVDFGYDISDFYNIHYEYGTMDDFKVLLNRSHELGIKLLLDFVPNHASNESDYFKKSLAREPGYEDFFIWADARPDPNNASNRLPPSNWVSQFGGSAWEWREERQQYYLHQFAVEQADFNFRNEAVREEMIKIMKFWLDKGVDGFRVDALPYLIEADPTDHGGRYPDDPLSGLIQFEPHQLGYTIPLYTKDLIELYDVVYEWREYVDRYLEDNPGDTRVLFSEGYANVSMTMLYYGNEEGAIGAHFPFNFDFITDLSSRSTARDFVYTILRWLTYMPQGATANWVFGNHDNNRMPTRFRENMVDGLNALNMLLPGVAVTYQGEEIGMKDGYVSWEDTVDVEAINRGDEDTYLLYSRDPARTPYHWNNLTNAGFSTANRTWLPVAEDYPEINLAKQKEDARSHFKVYQALTALRKEKALSHGEYNIRALSDRSLYLVRYLRTYDTIVLLFNVADRSDVINLNSVMHLKLPATVYISSINSTRNTGDVIESEQLTLAPGEAIVLKAEPVA